In Leisingera sp. NJS204, the following are encoded in one genomic region:
- a CDS encoding YceI family protein, with the protein MKTTLIAAALAAAAATGAAAAPEKYVLDSSHSQILFDYNHLGYSTTYGLFSGFEGEIMFDQEDPAGSSVSVSMPLSMMFTGWQARFDHFMTKDFFDATEDETVSFTSTAIEVTGENTAKISGDLTLNGVTKPVVLDAKLNQAGDHPMAKKPWAGFDATASVLRSDYNLGQFAPFISDEVNIKISIEAMKADS; encoded by the coding sequence ATGAAAACGACCCTGATTGCTGCCGCTCTGGCTGCTGCTGCTGCAACCGGCGCTGCCGCCGCCCCGGAAAAATATGTGCTGGATTCCAGCCACAGCCAGATCTTGTTTGATTACAACCACCTGGGCTACTCGACCACCTACGGCCTGTTCTCCGGCTTTGAAGGCGAGATCATGTTCGACCAGGAAGATCCGGCAGGCTCCAGTGTTTCGGTGTCCATGCCGCTCAGCATGATGTTCACCGGCTGGCAGGCCCGTTTCGACCACTTCATGACCAAGGATTTCTTTGACGCGACCGAAGACGAAACTGTCAGCTTCACTTCCACCGCAATCGAAGTGACCGGTGAAAATACCGCGAAGATCAGCGGTGATCTGACCCTGAACGGCGTGACCAAACCGGTGGTGCTGGACGCCAAGCTGAACCAGGCCGGCGACCACCCAATGGCGAAAAAGCCCTGGGCCGGTTTTGATGCAACCGCCTCGGTTCTGCGTTCGGATTATAACCTGGGTCAGTTCGCCCCCTTCATCAGCGACGAGGTGAACATCAAGATCTCGATCGAAGCAATGAAGGCCGACAGCTAA
- the rpsF gene encoding 30S ribosomal protein S6 — protein MPLYEHVMIARQDLSNSQAEGLIEHFGAVLSDNGGKLVEQEYWGVKTMAYKINKNRKGHYSFLKTDASAGAIQEMERLMRLHDDVMRVLTIKVDEHKEGPSVQMQKRDERDTRRERR, from the coding sequence ATGCCACTCTATGAGCATGTCATGATTGCGCGTCAGGACCTGTCCAACTCGCAAGCTGAAGGCCTCATCGAACATTTCGGTGCTGTTCTGTCCGACAACGGCGGCAAGCTGGTCGAGCAGGAGTACTGGGGCGTCAAAACGATGGCCTACAAGATCAACAAGAACCGCAAGGGGCATTACTCCTTCCTGAAGACTGACGCCTCTGCCGGCGCCATTCAGGAAATGGAACGCCTGATGCGTCTGCATGACGACGTGATGCGCGTCCTGACCATCAAGGTCGACGAGCACAAGGAAGGCCCCTCGGTCCAGATGCAGAAACGCGATGAACGCGACACCCGTCGCGAGCGCCGCTGA
- the rpsR gene encoding 30S ribosomal protein S18, with the protein MAAKPFFRRRKVCPFSGDNAPAIDYKDTRLLQRYISERGKIVPSRITAVSAKKQRELARAIKRARFLALLPYAVK; encoded by the coding sequence ATGGCAGCCAAACCGTTTTTCCGCCGCCGCAAAGTGTGCCCCTTCTCGGGCGACAACGCACCGGCGATCGACTACAAAGACACCCGTCTTCTGCAGCGCTACATTTCCGAGCGCGGCAAGATCGTACCGTCGCGCATCACCGCCGTTTCGGCCAAGAAGCAGCGTGAGCTGGCCCGTGCTATCAAGCGCGCCCGCTTCCTCGCCCTGCTGCCCTACGCCGTGAAGTAA
- the rplI gene encoding 50S ribosomal protein L9, with translation MQVILLERVAKLGQMGDVVDVKPGFARNFLLPQGKAKTASEANIASFEDQKAQLEARNLETKKEAEALAAKLDGQQFIVIRSASDAGALYGSVTPRDAADAATADGFTVDKKQVALIAPIKYLGLHSVSVRLHPEVEAVINLNVARSVEEAELQASGKSIQELAAEEEAAAEYEISELFDDIGSAASDDDDAPVADAAGEETN, from the coding sequence ATGCAAGTTATCCTTCTTGAGCGCGTTGCAAAGCTGGGCCAGATGGGCGACGTCGTCGACGTAAAGCCCGGGTTCGCCCGCAACTTCCTGCTGCCGCAGGGCAAGGCGAAAACCGCCTCTGAGGCCAACATCGCCTCTTTTGAGGACCAGAAAGCGCAGCTCGAAGCGCGCAACCTGGAAACCAAAAAAGAGGCCGAAGCCCTGGCAGCAAAGCTGGACGGCCAGCAGTTCATCGTGATTCGCTCCGCATCGGACGCGGGCGCGCTGTACGGCTCGGTCACCCCGCGCGATGCAGCCGATGCCGCAACTGCGGACGGTTTCACCGTTGACAAGAAACAGGTCGCCCTGATCGCTCCGATCAAATACCTCGGCCTGCATTCTGTCTCCGTGCGCCTGCACCCGGAAGTCGAAGCCGTCATCAATCTGAACGTTGCCCGCTCGGTTGAAGAAGCCGAACTGCAGGCATCCGGCAAATCGATCCAGGAGCTGGCCGCCGAAGAGGAAGCCGCTGCTGAATACGAGATCTCGGAACTGTTCGACGATATCGGGTCCGCCGCGTCTGACGACGACGACGCGCCGGTTGCTGACGCCGCTGGCGAAGAAACCAACTGA
- a CDS encoding lytic transglycosylase domain-containing protein has product MTRRNLLISFFAAASLAACAGTASPPKLVRHTPPLYPNETPELRQKINYWADHYEVPRSLVHRLAVRESTHRPHAVNRPYYGLLQILPATARSMGFRGKPQDLLDADTNLQFSVKYLRGAWLISDGSQDQAVKHYSRGYYHEAKRRGMLKETGLRP; this is encoded by the coding sequence ATGACGCGCCGGAACCTTTTGATTTCCTTTTTTGCCGCCGCAAGTCTGGCGGCTTGCGCAGGCACGGCCTCACCGCCCAAGCTGGTACGGCACACGCCGCCGCTCTACCCCAATGAAACGCCCGAACTGAGACAAAAGATCAATTATTGGGCCGATCATTACGAAGTGCCGCGCAGCCTGGTGCATCGGCTGGCTGTGCGCGAAAGCACTCACCGGCCCCATGCGGTGAACCGGCCCTATTACGGGTTGCTGCAGATCCTTCCTGCCACCGCGCGCTCGATGGGGTTCAGGGGCAAGCCCCAGGACCTGCTGGACGCGGACACCAACCTGCAATTTTCCGTGAAATATCTGCGCGGCGCCTGGCTGATCTCCGACGGCAGCCAGGACCAGGCAGTCAAACATTACTCGCGCGGCTATTACCACGAGGCCAAGCGCCGCGGCATGCTCAAGGAAACCGGCCTGCGCCCCTGA
- a CDS encoding HTTM domain-containing protein, translated as MSLEMALRMTEILLALAFLQQSAEHLAGFRNEQVIYGPRLVLSGFLLFGIATPWMLLGLLGTGLMILQRFQGPYNGGSDKMSLLVLCCLTAARWLPSEQWQEYAFAYLAGQLVICYFISGQVKIVNPEWRSGRALQDVFRFSAYPVSEDLRGLADRPRLLWAMGWAVMSFEVLFPLALFSREALVLALFTAALFHLANACLFGLNRFFWIWLAAYPSLFWLQDRVVL; from the coding sequence ATGAGCCTGGAGATGGCCTTGCGCATGACCGAGATCCTGCTGGCGCTCGCTTTTCTGCAGCAAAGCGCCGAACATCTGGCGGGCTTCCGGAATGAACAAGTGATTTACGGGCCCCGCCTGGTATTGTCCGGGTTCCTGCTGTTCGGCATTGCCACGCCTTGGATGCTGCTGGGACTGCTCGGAACTGGCCTCATGATCCTGCAGCGCTTCCAAGGCCCGTATAACGGCGGCAGCGACAAGATGAGCCTTCTGGTTCTTTGCTGCCTCACTGCAGCCCGCTGGCTGCCCTCCGAACAGTGGCAGGAATACGCGTTCGCCTATCTCGCCGGGCAGCTGGTGATTTGCTACTTCATTTCCGGCCAGGTGAAGATCGTGAACCCCGAGTGGCGTTCCGGCCGCGCGCTTCAGGACGTTTTCCGCTTCTCCGCCTACCCGGTCAGCGAGGACCTGCGCGGGCTGGCGGACCGCCCGCGGCTGCTGTGGGCCATGGGCTGGGCCGTGATGTCGTTCGAGGTGCTGTTTCCGCTGGCCCTGTTCAGCCGCGAGGCATTGGTGCTGGCGCTGTTCACCGCCGCGCTGTTCCATCTGGCCAATGCCTGCCTGTTCGGGCTGAACCGGTTCTTCTGGATCTGGCTGGCCGCCTATCCGTCCTTGTTTTGGCTGCAGGACCGGGTTGTTCTGTAA
- the tig gene encoding trigger factor, which translates to MQVTETLNEGLKRGYAITVTAAELDAKVNDKLVEAQPEVEMKGFRKGKVPMALLKKQFGQRLIGEAMQEAVDGAMNQHFEDSGDRPAQQPDVKMTNEDWKEGDDVNVELAYEALPEIPEVDFSGVELEKLVVKAEEEAVTEALTNLADTAKEFEAREDGAAAEDGDQVVIDFVGRIDGEAFEGGAGDDYPLALGSNSFIPGFEEQLIGSKAGEEKDVTVSFPEEYGAEHLAGKEAVFSCTVKEVKAPKAAEINDELATKFGADDLDALKAQITERLEAEYAGAARAVMKRALLDQLDTLVSFDLPPSLVEAEAKQIAHQLWHEDNPEVEGHDHPEIETTDEHNTLAERRVRLGLLLAELGQKAEVEVTDAEMTQAIMAQARQYPGQERQFFEFIQQNAQMQQQLRAPLFEDKVVDHIVEQAKVTEKEVSKDDLQKAVEALDEE; encoded by the coding sequence ATGCAGGTCACCGAGACGCTGAACGAAGGTCTGAAACGCGGCTACGCCATCACCGTCACGGCTGCCGAGCTGGACGCGAAGGTCAACGACAAGCTCGTCGAAGCACAGCCGGAAGTCGAAATGAAAGGTTTCCGCAAGGGCAAGGTGCCGATGGCACTGCTGAAAAAGCAGTTCGGCCAGCGCCTGATCGGCGAAGCCATGCAGGAAGCCGTTGACGGCGCCATGAACCAGCACTTCGAGGACAGCGGCGACCGTCCGGCGCAGCAGCCCGACGTGAAAATGACCAACGAAGACTGGAAAGAAGGCGACGACGTCAACGTCGAGCTGGCCTACGAGGCGCTGCCGGAAATCCCCGAGGTCGATTTCTCCGGTGTTGAGCTGGAAAAGCTGGTTGTAAAGGCAGAAGAAGAAGCCGTCACCGAAGCGCTGACCAACCTGGCAGACACTGCCAAGGAATTCGAAGCCCGCGAAGACGGTGCGGCTGCGGAAGACGGCGACCAGGTTGTGATCGACTTCGTCGGCCGGATCGACGGCGAAGCCTTTGAAGGCGGCGCAGGCGACGACTACCCGCTGGCTCTGGGTTCCAACTCCTTTATCCCTGGCTTTGAAGAGCAGCTGATCGGCTCCAAAGCCGGTGAAGAAAAAGACGTGACCGTGTCTTTCCCGGAAGAATACGGCGCCGAGCATCTGGCAGGCAAAGAAGCCGTGTTCTCCTGCACCGTGAAAGAGGTGAAAGCCCCGAAAGCGGCCGAGATCAACGACGAACTGGCCACCAAATTCGGCGCTGACGATCTGGATGCGCTGAAAGCCCAGATCACCGAGCGTCTGGAAGCCGAATATGCCGGTGCAGCACGTGCTGTGATGAAGCGTGCGCTGCTGGACCAGCTGGACACTCTGGTCTCCTTTGACCTGCCGCCGTCGCTGGTCGAGGCCGAAGCCAAGCAGATCGCGCATCAGCTGTGGCACGAGGACAACCCGGAAGTCGAAGGCCACGATCACCCCGAGATCGAAACCACCGACGAGCACAACACCCTGGCCGAGCGCCGCGTGCGCCTGGGCCTGCTGCTGGCCGAGCTGGGCCAGAAAGCCGAAGTCGAAGTGACCGACGCCGAAATGACCCAGGCGATCATGGCGCAGGCGCGTCAGTATCCGGGCCAGGAACGCCAGTTCTTTGAATTCATCCAGCAGAACGCCCAGATGCAGCAGCAGCTGCGCGCGCCGCTGTTTGAAGACAAGGTTGTCGACCACATCGTCGAGCAGGCGAAGGTTACGGAGAAAGAAGTCTCCAAGGACGATCTGCAGAAAGCTGTCGAGGCGCTGGACGAGGAGTAA
- a CDS encoding porin, producing the protein MSIKFAARAGAATLAAALAAPAFAGPTYTNDTGGSFRWYGQFNPSFQSFDDGQEDFNRLVDNAASNSRIGFELEQAYGENTLRFRFETAFGFRGSDGVSQLTTGDNISWDRTNIRHVDFQFDTASYGRFSAGQGSMATDGITGADFSGTGLGASNSVADSAGGYAFRTTGGALSGVDIGDAFTDLDGGRLGRVRYDTPELAGFTLSTSYGTDVLKDANDRESYDVAVRWANDDAAGFAIDSGIGASWTEETGKADQRDISGSFAVLHKATGLSLNLAAGERDIAGTYAYAKLGYKADLIAAGSTAFSVDYYDGSDMVTAGDSAESWGIAAVQKIDAYNVETYLAYRDYSYADTSAATYQDANVILAGARWKF; encoded by the coding sequence ATGAGCATTAAATTTGCAGCGCGCGCAGGTGCGGCCACTTTGGCAGCAGCGCTTGCAGCCCCGGCATTTGCGGGCCCGACTTACACCAATGACACCGGCGGCAGCTTCCGCTGGTACGGGCAATTCAACCCGTCGTTCCAGTCTTTTGACGACGGGCAGGAAGACTTTAACCGCCTGGTGGACAACGCGGCGTCAAATTCGCGCATCGGTTTTGAACTTGAGCAGGCCTATGGCGAAAACACTCTGCGGTTCCGCTTCGAGACTGCCTTTGGCTTTCGCGGCTCCGACGGGGTCAGCCAGCTGACCACCGGCGACAACATCAGCTGGGACCGCACCAACATCCGCCATGTTGATTTCCAGTTCGACACTGCCAGCTATGGCCGCTTCTCGGCAGGTCAGGGCTCGATGGCAACCGACGGCATCACCGGCGCGGATTTCTCGGGCACCGGCCTTGGCGCCTCCAACTCTGTTGCCGACTCCGCGGGCGGCTATGCTTTCCGCACCACCGGCGGCGCTCTCAGCGGTGTGGATATCGGCGATGCCTTCACCGATCTGGACGGCGGCCGTCTGGGCCGGGTCCGCTATGACACCCCGGAACTTGCGGGATTCACCCTGTCCACCTCTTACGGCACTGACGTGCTGAAGGACGCAAACGACCGCGAAAGCTATGACGTGGCGGTGCGTTGGGCCAATGACGACGCGGCAGGTTTTGCCATCGACAGCGGCATCGGCGCCTCCTGGACCGAAGAAACCGGCAAGGCCGACCAGCGCGATATTTCCGGCTCCTTCGCAGTGCTGCACAAGGCAACCGGCCTGTCGCTGAACCTGGCTGCGGGCGAGCGCGACATTGCGGGCACCTATGCCTATGCAAAGCTGGGCTATAAGGCGGATCTGATCGCGGCGGGCTCCACCGCGTTCTCGGTTGATTACTACGATGGTTCGGACATGGTGACCGCCGGTGACAGCGCCGAGTCCTGGGGCATTGCCGCGGTCCAGAAGATCGACGCTTACAATGTCGAAACCTATCTGGCCTACCGTGACTATTCCTATGCTGATACCAGCGCCGCCACCTATCAGGATGCCAATGTGATCCTGGCCGGTGCCCGCTGGAAGTTCTGA
- a CDS encoding acyl-homoserine-lactone synthase, with amino-acid sequence MQNGYARSEAKAGTGIETMVVRFDPVRLPKSLRSPDQDVLDAFMSLRKSVFAEGKNWRVWLSCRSDLDQYDHLDAYYIIAFDPATGEALAGARLLRTDRGGRHPSRSEMTYMVRDAVRGMLPGLPTDLCDEEPPCDPAVWELTRFASNGAAGAGQLVLQRLRTFLQELGGERFVFLSPPVVARLAKSSGFANVVPLGPLRGDQNGKYRVYSADVPQPRSSEA; translated from the coding sequence ATGCAAAACGGATACGCCAGGAGCGAAGCCAAGGCCGGAACGGGTATTGAAACTATGGTTGTCCGGTTTGATCCGGTGCGGCTGCCAAAGTCACTGAGAAGTCCCGATCAGGATGTGCTGGATGCCTTTATGTCGTTGCGCAAGAGCGTGTTTGCGGAAGGCAAAAACTGGCGCGTGTGGCTGTCCTGCCGAAGCGATCTGGATCAGTACGACCATCTGGACGCCTACTACATTATCGCATTTGATCCTGCCACAGGCGAAGCGCTGGCCGGCGCGAGGCTGCTGCGCACAGATCGCGGGGGCCGCCATCCTAGCAGATCCGAAATGACTTACATGGTGCGTGATGCGGTCCGCGGCATGCTTCCAGGGCTGCCCACGGACCTGTGTGATGAAGAGCCGCCATGCGATCCCGCGGTCTGGGAACTCACCAGGTTTGCATCGAATGGTGCCGCGGGTGCAGGGCAGCTGGTGCTGCAGCGGCTGCGGACATTCCTGCAGGAGCTGGGCGGAGAACGTTTTGTGTTTCTGTCTCCGCCGGTTGTCGCACGGCTTGCCAAGTCCTCAGGCTTTGCAAATGTCGTCCCGCTTGGCCCGCTAAGGGGCGATCAAAACGGCAAGTACCGCGTTTATTCTGCCGATGTGCCCCAGCCCAGAAGCAGCGAAGCGTGA
- a CDS encoding autoinducer binding domain-containing protein encodes MPKSVITTNLPSDGANSTKIAEAFSACRSAINEASTTGFTLMVNFSIMGYEHFECSFHEKWKEQYDRENYFLHDPVFNWALKNEGAIRWSAIQLPDPLQILEKSQRYDLVFGAAFAALTGSKRSMVFVSRQDRELSDTEMRRLSMVVTEFFDSLLPPPSLSGKELEMLRLHIQQEMSYDEIAEQFTLSLSAVKTSFLRMRQKFGCKSTARLAYLAKERNLFGVEPP; translated from the coding sequence ATGCCAAAATCTGTAATTACAACGAATCTGCCCTCGGACGGAGCAAACAGCACGAAGATTGCCGAGGCTTTTTCGGCCTGCAGGTCCGCGATCAACGAAGCAAGCACCACGGGTTTCACCCTCATGGTCAACTTTTCAATCATGGGGTATGAGCACTTTGAATGTTCCTTCCACGAAAAATGGAAGGAACAGTATGACCGGGAAAACTACTTCCTTCATGACCCTGTATTCAATTGGGCACTGAAGAACGAAGGCGCCATACGCTGGTCGGCCATTCAGCTGCCCGATCCTCTGCAGATACTCGAAAAGTCTCAGCGGTATGACTTGGTGTTTGGCGCTGCCTTTGCGGCTCTGACGGGATCAAAAAGATCGATGGTGTTTGTTTCCCGGCAGGACAGGGAGCTTTCGGATACCGAGATGCGCAGGCTGAGCATGGTTGTCACGGAGTTTTTTGACTCGCTGCTTCCCCCCCCGTCCCTTTCCGGGAAAGAACTGGAGATGCTGCGTCTGCATATCCAGCAGGAGATGTCTTATGATGAGATCGCCGAGCAGTTCACGCTTTCTCTATCAGCAGTGAAAACCAGCTTTCTGCGGATGCGGCAAAAGTTCGGCTGCAAGTCCACCGCGCGGCTCGCCTATCTGGCCAAAGAGCGCAACCTGTTTGGGGTAGAGCCGCCCTAA
- a CDS encoding Hint domain-containing protein: MKPFGNAALRAQLAMRGQAQPRRLYQGSQNISLLRGTLVLTREGERAAEEVKAGGSLITRTQGMARVEAVRTRRAMLQAVCISAGSLGDTRADSDLTVPWDQRILVRDWRAKAMFGQPQAVVPAYELVDGEFIRDLGLQMMDLTILEFSRPHVIYAGGLELAAAAAPDEDLRPAA; the protein is encoded by the coding sequence ATGAAACCGTTTGGTAATGCGGCATTACGCGCGCAATTGGCGATGCGCGGCCAAGCACAGCCCCGGCGCCTGTATCAGGGCAGCCAGAACATCAGCCTGCTGCGCGGCACCCTGGTACTGACCCGCGAGGGCGAGCGCGCAGCGGAAGAAGTTAAAGCAGGCGGCAGCCTCATCACCCGCACCCAGGGCATGGCCCGGGTAGAAGCGGTCCGCACCCGCCGCGCCATGCTGCAAGCCGTATGCATTTCTGCCGGATCGCTTGGCGACACCCGCGCAGACAGCGACTTGACCGTCCCTTGGGACCAGCGGATCCTTGTCCGTGATTGGCGTGCCAAGGCAATGTTCGGCCAGCCGCAGGCAGTGGTGCCGGCCTATGAGCTGGTGGATGGCGAATTCATCCGTGATCTGGGTCTGCAGATGATGGATCTGACGATCCTGGAGTTTTCCCGCCCGCATGTGATTTATGCAGGCGGGTTGGAACTGGCCGCGGCCGCCGCACCGGACGAAGATCTGCGCCCGGCGGCCTGA
- a CDS encoding NAD(P)H-hydrate dehydratase: MTELLTAAQMRAIEQAAIATGEVTGLELMERAGQGVVEAIFEEWPELAEPVESGRGAGPSHSPEYLEKDEKPLRTVVLCGPGNNGGDGFVVARLLKERGWDVEVFLYGDPDKLPPDAKVNYERLAAGTVQPWSMEAVGNAEGSLFVDAIFGSGLSRAPDSSVLEPLTKLYTEGRTLNRMVAVDAPTGLCLNSGRALCLEYGGNWSWLTVTFHRPRIGHFVDDGPGYCGSLRTVDIGLAGFEARKGFLAKQDDFLGMNECGGTSGEGFVNLVDHRRSDLLPKNREEHKYSHGHALVLSGGHGKTGAARLAARGALRIGAGLVTVGSPRSAMFENAANLTAIMLRQIDGAHGLVELMEDERLSAICLGPGMGRGADTQAMVFATLKEKRATVLDADALTRFEMKPEVLFEALHEDCVITPHGGEFARLFPDLAEKLNAPAVAGPAYSKVDATRDAAKRAGCVVLFKGPDTVIAAPDGRCSVNSAHYERSAPWLATAGSGDVLAGFITGLMARGFSPMQAAETAAYVHVECALEFGPGLIAEDLPEQVPAVFRRLGL; the protein is encoded by the coding sequence ATGACCGAACTGCTGACCGCCGCCCAGATGCGGGCCATCGAACAGGCCGCCATCGCAACCGGCGAAGTGACAGGCCTTGAACTGATGGAGCGGGCCGGTCAGGGGGTGGTTGAGGCCATCTTTGAGGAGTGGCCGGAACTTGCGGAGCCTGTTGAAAGCGGGCGAGGGGCCGGCCCCTCGCACTCCCCGGAGTATTTGGAGAAAGATGAAAAACCGCTGCGGACCGTGGTGCTGTGCGGGCCTGGCAATAATGGCGGCGATGGGTTTGTGGTCGCCCGGTTGCTGAAGGAGCGCGGCTGGGACGTGGAGGTGTTTCTGTATGGAGACCCGGACAAGCTGCCGCCGGACGCGAAGGTGAATTATGAGCGTTTGGCTGCGGGCACTGTACAGCCGTGGAGTATGGAAGCTGTAGGTAACGCGGAAGGGAGCCTTTTCGTGGATGCAATTTTTGGCTCCGGATTGTCGCGTGCACCGGACAGTTCTGTCCTTGAGCCGCTGACCAAACTATACACCGAGGGCAGAACTTTGAACCGGATGGTAGCGGTTGATGCGCCAACGGGTCTTTGCTTGAACAGTGGCCGTGCTTTGTGCCTGGAATATGGTGGTAACTGGAGCTGGCTTACAGTCACTTTCCATAGACCCCGTATTGGGCATTTCGTTGACGATGGGCCGGGTTACTGCGGGAGCCTGCGCACTGTAGATATTGGGCTGGCCGGGTTTGAAGCCAGGAAGGGCTTTCTGGCCAAGCAAGATGATTTCCTTGGAATGAATGAGTGCGGCGGGACGAGCGGCGAGGGTTTTGTAAACCTCGTAGATCACCGGCGGTCAGATTTACTGCCCAAAAATAGAGAAGAGCACAAGTATTCCCACGGCCACGCCCTCGTCCTCTCCGGCGGCCATGGCAAAACCGGCGCCGCGCGGCTGGCCGCCCGCGGAGCCTTGCGGATCGGGGCCGGGCTGGTCACTGTCGGCTCACCGCGCTCGGCGATGTTTGAAAATGCTGCCAATCTCACCGCCATCATGCTGCGCCAGATCGACGGAGCACATGGGCTGGTGGAGCTGATGGAAGACGAACGGCTCAGCGCTATTTGCCTTGGTCCCGGTATGGGGCGCGGCGCGGATACGCAGGCGATGGTGTTCGCCACATTGAAGGAAAAACGGGCAACCGTGCTGGATGCAGATGCGCTTACCCGGTTCGAGATGAAGCCGGAGGTGCTGTTTGAGGCTTTGCATGAAGACTGTGTGATCACCCCGCATGGAGGCGAATTTGCCAGGCTGTTCCCGGACCTCGCGGAAAAGCTGAATGCGCCTGCCGTCGCAGGCCCGGCCTATTCCAAGGTCGATGCGACCCGGGATGCGGCAAAACGCGCGGGCTGCGTGGTGTTGTTCAAGGGGCCGGATACGGTGATTGCCGCGCCGGACGGCCGCTGCTCGGTCAACTCAGCCCATTACGAACGTTCCGCGCCCTGGCTGGCCACCGCCGGGTCGGGCGATGTGCTGGCAGGTTTCATCACCGGGCTGATGGCGCGCGGGTTCTCTCCAATGCAGGCCGCCGAAACTGCCGCCTATGTCCATGTGGAATGCGCGCTGGAATTCGGCCCCGGACTGATTGCCGAGGACCTGCCAGAGCAGGTCCCCGCGGTGTTCCGCAGGCTGGGGCTGTAA
- a CDS encoding P-II family nitrogen regulator: MKKIEAIIKPFKLDEVKEALQDVGVQGLSVIEVKGFGRQKGHTELYRGAEYVVDFLPKVKVEVVLDDDQVDQAIEAIVDAAKTDKIGDGKIFVSPVEQAIRIRTGETGPDAL, from the coding sequence ATGAAAAAGATCGAAGCCATCATCAAGCCTTTTAAACTGGATGAGGTGAAGGAAGCGTTGCAGGACGTCGGCGTGCAAGGCCTTTCAGTGATCGAGGTCAAAGGCTTTGGCCGTCAGAAGGGCCACACCGAGCTGTACCGCGGTGCTGAATATGTGGTCGACTTCCTGCCCAAGGTGAAGGTGGAAGTGGTGCTGGACGACGATCAGGTCGACCAGGCGATCGAGGCCATCGTCGATGCCGCCAAGACCGACAAGATCGGCGACGGCAAGATTTTTGTCTCGCCCGTCGAGCAAGCTATTCGCATCCGCACCGGCGAAACCGGCCCGGACGCATTGTAA